The genomic DNA TCCCCGAGGGGACACCCGTCGAGGAGCGAAGGACGAAGTACGAAAGCGTCTACGACGACGCGACGCTCGCGATCCACGAGCAGTTCCCGCAGGAGGAGCTGCGGCTGGCGCCCGATGTCTCCCTGCCGTCCCACTTCCTGGCCCCGTCCCCGGAGACCGGCGAGGAGACCGTCACGCTCCCCGGCCATCCCCATGCCTGGGAGCTGGCCGAGGCGTGGGAGGAGACGTACGGCGACATCGTCGTCGACGGACCGCTGCACATCGGCGGGTACGCCTCCCACGAGTGCACGGAGACGGACCCCGTCACGGACGCGGCGGAGGACGCGGAACAGTCGCGACGGCACCGGGCCGAGGCGGCGGCCGGGTCCGTGGACGCCACGGAACTGCCCACCCCGGAGGAGTGGACCCTGCTCGCCCAGTGGGACATCGGTCTCAATGGGCGGGAGGGTTCCACCCTGCACTGGGTGATCCCGCGGCAGGACCTGGCCGAGCGCCGCTTCGACCGGGCGCACGTGTCGTTCTTCTGGAACCCCTGACGGGTCCTGGCGCAGGACCTAGCGGTTGGGCACCGCGAACACCGTAAGAACGGCCGCGTGGTCCGAGGGCCAGCAGTTCGACGACACATCCGGCCAGGGGCTAGGCGTGCCGACCACAAGCGTCCGGGACTCGAGCACGGTCAGACCCCGGTGCAGGACGTAGTCGATACGGTCCTGCGGCTCGAGGCGCCCGCTGCCGTCCTCGTGCACCGGGTGGATCGGCGACCAGGTGTGCCCGGGTTCCGCAGCCGGATCCGGGTGGACCTCCCGGTAGGAGTCCCGCAGGCCCGCGTCCGCCGCCGCCTTCGTCACCGGCCACTCCACATCCGGCCAGTCCAGGTGCGAAGGGCTGTTGAAGTCACCGACCAGCACCACGGGGACGGCGTCGTCGGCCACCTCCGCGATCCGGCCGAGGGCATCCCGCATCTGGGCGAGCCGTACGTCCTCGTGGGCGATCAGGTCGGGGGCCGGGAGCCCGTCGAAGGCGGATTCGTAGGGGCCGTAGGGCGTGTAGTCGAGGTGGCAGGTCCACAGGTCGACCTCGCGGCCCTCGGCCACGGCGATCCGGACCCCGGCGGCTCCGTAGAAGCCGACGTCCGGGTCGCCGAAGCGGGCGGTGATCGGATGGCGGCTGATGACACCGAGGTTCTCGCCGGCGCGGTGGTGGTGCCAGCCGAGCGCCTCTGCCAGTTCCTCGGCGGCGGTGCCGCCCGTCTCCTGGAGGCCGACCACGTCCGCCCCGGTCTCCGCGATGACCTTGAGCTGCTTGGTCCGGTGGTCGTCGACCTTGCTGCCGCCGAGCCAGAGGTTCCAGGTCAACACGCGTAGCTCGTACGGCGTTTCGTGCGTCACCATCGCGCGCAGGTCCGCCGGGGTGATCCCGACGAGGCTCGCCCGTACGGTCCGGCCGGGGGCCGCGTCGATCGGCGCCAGCGACGGTACGGCGAGGACCGCGCAGCCGGCCGCCTCGGCGGAGCTGACGCCGGTCTGGGTGTCCTCGACGGCCACGCAGGCCGCCGGGTCGACACCGAGGGCGCGGCAGGCGGCGAGGTAGGGGTCGGGTGCGGGCTTGGTGGGCCCGGTGTCGTCGGCGGTCACGGAGACGG from Streptomyces sp. NBC_01478 includes the following:
- a CDS encoding DUF1963 domain-containing protein, which produces MNSDLISRLAPFRAEALRRGIPLQDVERWIATARPAGTLVTGGDGPVVGRFGGPLMLPADAPDPWSPLLATLDCAALPEETTGLALPADGRLLLFGFPEMTYYGGSAGEVVYIPEGTPVEERRTKYESVYDDATLAIHEQFPQEELRLAPDVSLPSHFLAPSPETGEETVTLPGHPHAWELAEAWEETYGDIVVDGPLHIGGYASHECTETDPVTDAAEDAEQSRRHRAEAAAGSVDATELPTPEEWTLLAQWDIGLNGREGSTLHWVIPRQDLAERRFDRAHVSFFWNP
- a CDS encoding HAD-IA family hydrolase, with the protein product MTPHAQLPLQAVLFDMDGTLVDTERLWWEAVEQVAGRTLTDADQPEVLGRPVEHTADWLATTTDASAADLAAALHREFAARVRTGIVPRPGALDLLDALARDGVPTALVTASPRAVADTVLDALGASRFAVSVTADDTGPTKPAPDPYLAACRALGVDPAACVAVEDTQTGVSSAEAAGCAVLAVPSLAPIDAAPGRTVRASLVGITPADLRAMVTHETPYELRVLTWNLWLGGSKVDDHRTKQLKVIAETGADVVGLQETGGTAAEELAEALGWHHHRAGENLGVISRHPITARFGDPDVGFYGAAGVRIAVAEGREVDLWTCHLDYTPYGPYESAFDGLPAPDLIAHEDVRLAQMRDALGRIAEVADDAVPVVLVGDFNSPSHLDWPDVEWPVTKAAADAGLRDSYREVHPDPAAEPGHTWSPIHPVHEDGSGRLEPQDRIDYVLHRGLTVLESRTLVVGTPSPWPDVSSNCWPSDHAAVLTVFAVPNR